One Cucurbita pepo subsp. pepo cultivar mu-cu-16 chromosome LG07, ASM280686v2, whole genome shotgun sequence genomic region harbors:
- the LOC111799216 gene encoding transcription factor RAX3-like, whose amino-acid sequence MGRAPCCDKANVKKGPWSAEEDTKLKSYIEQHGTGGNWIALPQKIGLKRCGKSCRLRWLNYLRPNIKHGGFSEEEDKIICSLYLSIGSRWSIIAAQLPGRTDNDIKNYWNTRLKKKLFGKQRKEHQQQQQQQATRRGNALRHHGTMNRSNSAIPYWPQQQQLPVAPSYYNNMPSSDHINPIENLSKFGAQFMEQSVYNNNNVNGYGNGYYFPLLQGQSSSQMVDLENYDMGFDDPRRVLCGFEFVYGDHHNQLMGTSNSHGYEMGPLISSCPSNYEAMLQDLSTMTQEYDTHLKIMDSNAV is encoded by the exons ATGGGGAGAGCTCCTTGTTGTGACAAAGCCAATGTCAAGAAAGGCCCATGGTCGGCTGAAGAAGACACCAAGCTCAAGTCTTACATTGAGCAACATGGAACTGGTGGGAACTGGATTGCTTTGCCTcaaaaaattg GCCTAAAGAGATGTGGAAAAAGTTGTCGATTGAGATGGCTGAATTATCTCCGTCCGAACATCAAGCATGGAGGTTTCtccgaagaagaagataaaatcaTTTGTAGTCTCTATCTTAGTATTGGAAgcag GTGGTCTATAATTGCAGCACAGTTACCAGGAAGAACGGATAACGACATAAAGAACTACTGGAACAcgaggttgaagaagaagctatTCGGGAAGCAAAGGAAAGagcatcaacaacaacaacaacaacaagcaACTCGTCGAGGAAACGCCCTAAGGCATCACGGGACGATGAACAGAAGCAATAGCGCCATTCCTTATTGgcctcagcagcagcagctccCAGTGGCACCAAGCTACTATAACAACATGCCATCATCTGACCATATCAACCCAATTGAGAATTTGAGCAAATTTGGAGCTCAATTTATGGAACAAAGTGtgtacaacaacaacaatgtAAATGGATATGGAAATGGGTATTATTTTCCATTGCTTCAAGGGCAAAGCAGCAGCCAAATGGTGGATCTTGAGAATTATGACATGGGGTTTGATGATCCAAGAAGGGTTTTGTGTGGATTTGAGTTTGTGTATGGAGATCATCATAATCAGCTAATGGGTACTAGTAATAGCCATGGCTATGAAATGGGGCCTCTGATTTCTTCTTGCCCTTCAAATTACGAAGCAATGCTCCAAGATTTGTCAACCATGACTCAAGAATATGATACTCACTTGAAGATAATGGATAGCAATGCAGTTTGA
- the LOC111798920 gene encoding branched-chain amino acid aminotransferase 1, mitochondrial-like, whose translation MMIHRALFPRSLLSSSSWPRSCLSSSFSKVGGGCHGDASRAVSSMPEPCRSSPFSDDESRDIDWDSLGFGLLPTDYMYVMKCSEDENFERGQLSRYGNIELSPAAGVLNYGQGLFEGLKAYRKEDGGLLLFRPHQNALRMRTGAERMCMPSPSVEQFVDAVKQTAIANRRWVPPSGKGSLYLRPLLVGTGPVLGLAPAPEYTFLVYASPVRNYFKEDSGALNLYVETEFVRASRGGTGGVKTISNYAPALKAITRAKSRGFSDVLYLDSVNKRTLEEVSSCNIFLVKGNVISTPATSGTILPGVTRKSVIDIARNRGYEVEERAIDMDELFDAREVFCTGTAVGVAPVGSITCMDKRIEYQTGAGTTCQELYSTLVGIQTGTIEDKNGWTVEIS comes from the exons ATGATGATCCACAGAGCTCTCTTCCCCCGCTCGTTACTCTCCTCATCTTCTTGGCCTCGTTCTTGcctttcttcatctttctcaAAG GTTGGAGGCGGCTGCCATGGCGATGCGTCTAGGGCTGTATCTTCCATGCCGGAGCCTTGCCGGTCATCGCCGTTCAG CGATGATGAGAGCCGTGATATTGATTGGGATAGCCTTGGATTTGGGCTGTTGCCAACAGATTACatgtatgttatgaaatgCTCTGAAGATGAGAATTTCGAACGAGGTCAGCTGAGTCGTTATGGGAACATTGAGTTAAGCCCTGCTGCTGGGGTTCTAAATTATGGCCAG GGATTGTTTGAAGGTCTGAAAGCATATAGGAAAGAAGATGGAGGCCTTCTTCTCTTTCGTCCGCACCAAAATGCTCTTCGTATGAGGACCGGTGCCGAACGAATGTGTATGCCGTCGCCCTCCGTCGAACAATTTGTTGATGCTGTGAAGCAAACTGCCATTGCTAACCGGCGTTGG GTCCCTCCATCCGGGAAAGGATCATTATACCTGAGGCCTTTGCTCGTCGGGACTGGTCCCGTTCTCGGCTTGGCTCCGGCGCCTGAATATACTTTTCTTGTTTATGCTTCCCCTGTTCGCAACTATTTCAAG GAAGATTCAGGAGCCTTGAACCTATACGTCGAGACCGAGTTCGTTCGTGCATCTCGCGGTGGAACTGGAGGTGTGAAAACCATCTCAAATTATGCTCCA GCTTTAAAAGCTATCACCAGAGCCAAAAGTAGAGGCTTTTCTGATGTCTTATATCTTGATTCAGTGAATAAGAGAACTCTGGAGGAAGTTTCTTCTTGCAACATTTTTCTTGTCAAG GGAAATGTTATATCGACTCCTGCTACAAGTGGAACGATTCTTCCAGGAGTAACCCGGAAAAGCGTCATCGATATAGCCCGTAATCGTGGTTACGAG GTTGAGGAACGGGCTATCGACATGGATGAACTGTTCGACGCTCGTGAAGTTTTCTGCACGGGAACTGCTGTCGGTGTGGCCCCTGTTGGCAGCATCACTTGTATGGATAAAAG GATTGAGTACCAAACAGGTGCTGGGACAACATGTCAGGAACTATACTCAACTCTTGTTGGGATTCAAACTGGAACCATCGAGGATAAGAATGGCTGGACTGTTGAGATCTCTTAA